One Anolis carolinensis isolate JA03-04 chromosome 4, rAnoCar3.1.pri, whole genome shotgun sequence DNA window includes the following coding sequences:
- the kctd1 gene encoding BTB/POZ domain-containing protein KCTD1 isoform X2: protein MEELRDSRPNMSRPLITRSPASPLNNQGIPTPAQLTKSNAPVHIDVGGHMYTSSLATLTKYPDSRIGRLFDGTEPIVLDSLKQHYFIDRDGQMFRYILNFLRTSKLLIPDDFKDYSLLYEEAKYFQLQPMLGEMERWKQDRETGRFSKSCECLVVRVAPDLGERITLSGDKSLIEEVFPEIGDVMCNSVNAGWNHDSTHVIRFPLNGYCHLNSVQVLERLQQRGFEIVGSCGGGVDSSQFSEYVLRRELRRTSRSSSVIRIKQEPLD, encoded by the exons ATGGAAGAGCTGAGG GACAGTCGGCCCAATATGTCAAGACCTCTGATCACTAGGTCCCCTGCATCTCCTTTGAACAATCAAGGCATTCCCACGCCAGCACAGCTCACAAAATCCAATGCACCGGTACATATTGACGTGGGTGGGCACATGTATACCAGCAGCTTGGCCACACTTACTAAATATCCTGATTCCAG AATTGGGAGGCTTTTTGATGGCACGGAGCCCATTGTTTTGGACAGCCTGAAGCAGCATTATTTCATCGACAGGGATGGCCAAATGTTCAGATATATCTTGAATTTTCTACGAACATCAAAACTCCTCATACCAGATGATTTCAAG GACTATAGTTTGCTATATGAAGAAGCAAAGTATTTTCAGCTTCAGCCCATGCTGGGCGAAATGGAAAGGTGGAAACAGGATCGGGAGACAGGCCGGTTTTCCAAATCCTGTGAATGTCTGGTTGTGCGAGTTGCTCCAGATCTCGGGGAGAGGATTACTTTGAGTGGTGACAAGTCCTTGATAGAAGAGGTTTTCCCAGAAATCGGTGATGTGATGTGCAATTCGGTGAATGCAGGTTGGAATCATGATTCAACACATGTAATCAGATTTCCTTTAAATGGATATTGTCATCTTAATTCAGTTCAG GTACTTGAGAGGTTGCAACAAAGAGGGTTTGAAATTGTTGGCTCGTGTGGTGGAGGGGTGGACTCTTCCCAGTTCAGTGAATATGTACTTAGGCGAGAACTCAGACGGACATCTCGTTCATCCTCTGTCATTCGAATAAAGCAAGAGCCTCTGGACTAA
- the kctd1 gene encoding BTB/POZ domain-containing protein KCTD1 isoform X3 — protein MFQDSRPNMSRPLITRSPASPLNNQGIPTPAQLTKSNAPVHIDVGGHMYTSSLATLTKYPDSRIGRLFDGTEPIVLDSLKQHYFIDRDGQMFRYILNFLRTSKLLIPDDFKDYSLLYEEAKYFQLQPMLGEMERWKQDRETGRFSKSCECLVVRVAPDLGERITLSGDKSLIEEVFPEIGDVMCNSVNAGWNHDSTHVIRFPLNGYCHLNSVQVLERLQQRGFEIVGSCGGGVDSSQFSEYVLRRELRRTSRSSSVIRIKQEPLD, from the exons GACAGTCGGCCCAATATGTCAAGACCTCTGATCACTAGGTCCCCTGCATCTCCTTTGAACAATCAAGGCATTCCCACGCCAGCACAGCTCACAAAATCCAATGCACCGGTACATATTGACGTGGGTGGGCACATGTATACCAGCAGCTTGGCCACACTTACTAAATATCCTGATTCCAG AATTGGGAGGCTTTTTGATGGCACGGAGCCCATTGTTTTGGACAGCCTGAAGCAGCATTATTTCATCGACAGGGATGGCCAAATGTTCAGATATATCTTGAATTTTCTACGAACATCAAAACTCCTCATACCAGATGATTTCAAG GACTATAGTTTGCTATATGAAGAAGCAAAGTATTTTCAGCTTCAGCCCATGCTGGGCGAAATGGAAAGGTGGAAACAGGATCGGGAGACAGGCCGGTTTTCCAAATCCTGTGAATGTCTGGTTGTGCGAGTTGCTCCAGATCTCGGGGAGAGGATTACTTTGAGTGGTGACAAGTCCTTGATAGAAGAGGTTTTCCCAGAAATCGGTGATGTGATGTGCAATTCGGTGAATGCAGGTTGGAATCATGATTCAACACATGTAATCAGATTTCCTTTAAATGGATATTGTCATCTTAATTCAGTTCAG GTACTTGAGAGGTTGCAACAAAGAGGGTTTGAAATTGTTGGCTCGTGTGGTGGAGGGGTGGACTCTTCCCAGTTCAGTGAATATGTACTTAGGCGAGAACTCAGACGGACATCTCGTTCATCCTCTGTCATTCGAATAAAGCAAGAGCCTCTGGACTAA
- the kctd1 gene encoding BTB/POZ domain-containing protein KCTD1 isoform X4 — protein MSRPLITRSPASPLNNQGIPTPAQLTKSNAPVHIDVGGHMYTSSLATLTKYPDSRIGRLFDGTEPIVLDSLKQHYFIDRDGQMFRYILNFLRTSKLLIPDDFKDYSLLYEEAKYFQLQPMLGEMERWKQDRETGRFSKSCECLVVRVAPDLGERITLSGDKSLIEEVFPEIGDVMCNSVNAGWNHDSTHVIRFPLNGYCHLNSVQVLERLQQRGFEIVGSCGGGVDSSQFSEYVLRRELRRTSRSSSVIRIKQEPLD, from the exons ATGTCAAGACCTCTGATCACTAGGTCCCCTGCATCTCCTTTGAACAATCAAGGCATTCCCACGCCAGCACAGCTCACAAAATCCAATGCACCGGTACATATTGACGTGGGTGGGCACATGTATACCAGCAGCTTGGCCACACTTACTAAATATCCTGATTCCAG AATTGGGAGGCTTTTTGATGGCACGGAGCCCATTGTTTTGGACAGCCTGAAGCAGCATTATTTCATCGACAGGGATGGCCAAATGTTCAGATATATCTTGAATTTTCTACGAACATCAAAACTCCTCATACCAGATGATTTCAAG GACTATAGTTTGCTATATGAAGAAGCAAAGTATTTTCAGCTTCAGCCCATGCTGGGCGAAATGGAAAGGTGGAAACAGGATCGGGAGACAGGCCGGTTTTCCAAATCCTGTGAATGTCTGGTTGTGCGAGTTGCTCCAGATCTCGGGGAGAGGATTACTTTGAGTGGTGACAAGTCCTTGATAGAAGAGGTTTTCCCAGAAATCGGTGATGTGATGTGCAATTCGGTGAATGCAGGTTGGAATCATGATTCAACACATGTAATCAGATTTCCTTTAAATGGATATTGTCATCTTAATTCAGTTCAG GTACTTGAGAGGTTGCAACAAAGAGGGTTTGAAATTGTTGGCTCGTGTGGTGGAGGGGTGGACTCTTCCCAGTTCAGTGAATATGTACTTAGGCGAGAACTCAGACGGACATCTCGTTCATCCTCTGTCATTCGAATAAAGCAAGAGCCTCTGGACTAA